A single region of the candidate division KSB1 bacterium genome encodes:
- the purH gene encoding bifunctional phosphoribosylaminoimidazolecarboxamide formyltransferase/IMP cyclohydrolase — protein sequence MNGLLKIRRAVMSVSDKRGIEEFARALTTRGVQLVATGGTERALREAGIAVTSVSEITGFPEILGGRVKTLHTRLLAGILARKDDPTHSRQLEELGIPPVDLVVVNLYPFEKTVAQASVSLDEALEQIDIGGPTMIRAAAKNFPSVAVVVDPEDYPLILEELDAHGGSLTLETRKRLAAKVFARTAQYDAQIARYLADGGTGLSEVFSLTAVKHTPLRYGENPHLAAAFYAAEPRRGLAQLKQLQGKELSFNNLLDVDAAVGLVLEFEEPAVCIVKHNNPCGVGTGSSLPDAYEKALACDPVSAFGGIVACNRQVDRTLAEKLSAIFLEVVVAPAFSQEAVELLGRKKNLRLLTLPYDQRRVRGDWDVRSVWGGWLVQEFDASTAGDFDHARVVTQRAPSDSEWEALRFAWKVARWVKSNAVVFAASDRTLGIGAGQMSRVDSVHLAAWKAGKAGLSLAGSVLASDAFFPFRDGVDAAAEAGATAIVQPGGSVRDEEVIRAADEHGLAMVFTGVRHFRH from the coding sequence ATGAACGGTCTCTTGAAGATCCGTCGCGCCGTGATGAGCGTCTCGGACAAGCGCGGGATCGAAGAATTCGCGCGGGCGTTGACGACGCGCGGGGTGCAGCTTGTGGCCACCGGGGGTACCGAGCGCGCGCTTCGTGAGGCCGGGATAGCCGTAACCTCCGTTTCCGAGATCACCGGCTTCCCCGAAATCCTTGGCGGGCGCGTGAAGACCTTGCACACCCGCTTGTTGGCTGGCATTCTGGCACGCAAGGACGATCCTACGCACAGCCGCCAGCTCGAAGAGCTCGGCATTCCCCCCGTAGATCTGGTGGTCGTGAACCTGTACCCGTTCGAGAAGACCGTGGCGCAGGCCTCGGTCTCCCTCGATGAAGCCCTCGAGCAGATCGACATCGGCGGCCCCACCATGATCCGGGCGGCGGCCAAGAACTTCCCCTCCGTGGCGGTAGTGGTGGATCCAGAAGACTATCCGCTGATCCTTGAGGAGCTGGACGCGCACGGCGGGTCGCTTACCCTGGAGACGAGGAAGCGCCTTGCCGCAAAGGTATTCGCCCGTACAGCCCAGTACGACGCACAGATCGCTCGCTACCTCGCGGATGGAGGGACGGGACTCTCGGAAGTGTTCTCGCTGACCGCTGTAAAGCACACCCCGCTGCGCTACGGGGAGAATCCACACCTGGCGGCTGCCTTTTACGCCGCCGAGCCTCGGCGGGGGCTGGCGCAGCTGAAGCAGCTTCAGGGCAAGGAACTCTCGTTCAACAACCTCCTCGACGTGGACGCCGCTGTGGGCCTCGTCCTCGAGTTTGAGGAACCGGCGGTGTGCATCGTCAAACACAACAATCCGTGTGGCGTGGGGACGGGCTCTTCGCTTCCCGACGCCTACGAGAAGGCTCTGGCCTGTGACCCGGTATCGGCGTTCGGCGGCATTGTCGCCTGTAACCGGCAGGTCGATCGGACGCTGGCTGAGAAGCTTTCCGCCATCTTTCTGGAGGTGGTGGTGGCGCCCGCCTTCTCTCAGGAGGCTGTGGAGCTTCTGGGCCGAAAGAAGAACCTGCGGCTGCTCACGTTGCCGTACGACCAGCGTCGGGTGCGTGGCGACTGGGATGTACGTTCGGTTTGGGGCGGGTGGCTCGTCCAGGAGTTCGACGCCTCTACGGCAGGGGATTTTGACCACGCGCGCGTCGTGACCCAGAGGGCCCCGAGCGACAGCGAATGGGAAGCGCTCCGCTTCGCGTGGAAGGTGGCTCGCTGGGTGAAGTCGAACGCCGTGGTGTTTGCGGCAAGCGATCGCACGCTCGGCATCGGCGCGGGGCAGATGAGCCGCGTGGACTCGGTGCACCTTGCGGCCTGGAAGGCCGGAAAGGCGGGCCTTTCCCTGGCGGGCAGCGTTCTGGCCTCGGATGCCTTCTTTCCCTTCCGGGACGGGGTAGATGCCGCCGCGGAGGCGGGGGCCACGGCGATCGTCCAGCCCGGCGGCTCGGTGCGCGACGAGGAGGTGATTCGAGCTGCCGACGAGCACGGATTAGCCATGGTATTCACCGGGGTGCGCCACTTCCGGCATTAG
- the mreC gene encoding rod shape-determining protein MreC, whose translation MRVTLREWAEFGASIVLSLALLASNDDRPVQLVRATAISFAGAVQEQVSRVTRTFGLSRQVARLMSENAALLLELARYRDAALENQRLRALLGFKERAPYPLLPAEVVAHSGNSAIHSITINVGSADGVRRDAPVVTSQGLVGKVYLTGSDYSLVHVLLDRNFRAAAMVERSRVHGILRWSGGDYCLLDDVPIRSDVRLGDVIVTSGLGGIFPPGIRIGVVVQVSEDATSLFKQVYVKPYVDFSRLEEVAVILPAVHSARVGG comes from the coding sequence ATGCGGGTGACACTGCGGGAGTGGGCGGAATTCGGCGCGTCCATCGTTCTCTCTCTGGCCTTGCTGGCAAGCAACGACGATCGGCCAGTGCAACTCGTACGGGCCACGGCGATCTCCTTCGCGGGGGCCGTCCAGGAGCAGGTCAGTCGCGTGACCCGAACCTTTGGCCTATCTCGCCAGGTAGCGCGGCTGATGTCGGAGAATGCTGCGCTTCTTCTGGAGTTGGCCCGTTACCGGGACGCGGCTCTTGAGAACCAGCGCCTGCGCGCATTGCTGGGCTTCAAGGAGCGCGCCCCCTATCCGCTCCTTCCAGCCGAAGTAGTTGCCCACAGCGGGAACTCCGCCATCCATTCCATTACGATCAACGTGGGAAGCGCCGACGGCGTGCGAAGAGATGCCCCCGTGGTGACCTCCCAGGGATTGGTGGGCAAGGTCTACCTGACGGGTTCGGACTATTCCCTGGTCCACGTTCTTCTCGATCGCAATTTCCGCGCGGCGGCGATGGTAGAACGATCGCGCGTTCACGGAATCCTGCGCTGGAGCGGCGGCGATTATTGCCTGTTGGATGATGTGCCCATCCGTTCGGATGTGCGGTTGGGCGACGTAATCGTGACCTCTGGCCTGGGCGGAATTTTCCCCCCCGGAATCCGCATTGGGGTGGTGGTTCAGGTATCCGAAGATGCGACCAGTCTGTTCAAGCAGGTGTACGTTAAACCCTACGTGGATTTCAGTCGCCTCGAGGAGGTGGCGGTTATCCTCCCGGCGGTCCACAGCGCGCGAGTGGGGGGATGA
- the mreD gene encoding rod shape-determining protein MreD → MRRLGFFLLACAAAVALQSTVVGLLEIAGTRPNLPLLLLLAFSLRLSILESIGLAFLVGLMADLAMGAPVGLSSLGFTLAAFLVRVPTQEWVHVSYQRMAAIWAVGAAVYEGLVYSILCLGSELGLMGALLRFTLPAIAYDVAFGVLILAALPQAWWRRL, encoded by the coding sequence ATGAGGCGGCTTGGCTTTTTCCTGCTCGCGTGCGCCGCGGCCGTTGCACTCCAGTCTACCGTAGTAGGTCTTCTCGAGATCGCCGGGACACGGCCCAATCTCCCCCTTCTGCTTCTCTTGGCTTTCTCCCTGCGCCTAAGCATCCTGGAATCGATTGGCCTTGCATTCCTTGTGGGACTGATGGCCGACCTGGCCATGGGGGCGCCAGTCGGTCTGAGCTCCCTCGGATTCACGTTGGCCGCATTTCTCGTGCGCGTGCCTACGCAGGAGTGGGTTCACGTCAGTTACCAGCGAATGGCGGCTATCTGGGCGGTAGGTGCGGCCGTCTACGAGGGCCTGGTCTACAGCATCCTTTGTTTGGGTTCCGAACTCGGGCTCATGGGAGCTTTGCTTCGCTTTACACTCCCCGCGATCGCCTACGACGTGGCCTTCGGGGTGCTGATCCTCGCTGCTCTGCCTCAGGCCTGGTGGAGGAGGCTTTAG
- the ddpX gene encoding D-alanyl-D-alanine dipeptidase has product MRACAGRSRSFLTGSWFVVLVLACRTTGPAEDLVEVTSAVPGVVVDLKYATQDNFTGRVLYDTSCCFLRRGTAEKLRRVQLRLEKRGYRLKIWDGYRPLFVQKRMWELVPDPRFVADPRVGSRHNRGAAVDVTLVDSSGRELEMPTGFDDFSERARRDYDGCSPEAKRNRQILEDAMRAEGFVPLPSEWWHFDDADWRKYKVVDIPIRELVQRSKRQE; this is encoded by the coding sequence ATGCGAGCGTGCGCGGGGCGAAGTCGCTCGTTCCTGACCGGATCCTGGTTTGTAGTCCTCGTCTTGGCTTGCCGGACCACAGGCCCGGCGGAGGATCTCGTCGAGGTGACCTCGGCCGTTCCTGGAGTTGTGGTAGACCTCAAATACGCAACGCAGGATAATTTCACGGGGCGTGTGCTTTACGACACCTCCTGCTGCTTTCTGCGCCGCGGAACGGCCGAAAAATTGCGCAGGGTCCAGCTCCGTCTGGAGAAGAGAGGATACCGCCTGAAGATTTGGGATGGTTACCGTCCCCTGTTCGTCCAGAAGCGGATGTGGGAATTGGTCCCCGACCCCCGCTTCGTGGCGGACCCGCGGGTCGGTTCCCGTCACAATCGGGGCGCAGCGGTGGACGTGACGCTCGTCGATTCGTCCGGGCGCGAGCTCGAAATGCCGACCGGGTTCGATGACTTCAGCGAGCGTGCCCGCCGAGACTATGACGGCTGCTCCCCGGAGGCCAAGAGAAACCGCCAGATCCTCGAAGACGCAATGCGCGCAGAAGGATTCGTGCCGTTGCCCTCCGAGTGGTGGCACTTCGATGACGCGGACTGGCGGAAGTACAAGGTAGTCGACATCCCGATCCGCGAGCTCGTCCAACGATCGAAGAGGCAAGAGTAG
- a CDS encoding rod shape-determining protein — MPFSFFGLFGNDIAMDLGTANTLIFVRGKGIVLNEPSIVAIRRSDQEIVAYGSEAKEMVGRTPGEITTVRPLRDGVIADFELAERMIRYFVRKAQGNRFVRPRMAIAIPSGITEVEKRAVRDSAEHAGAREVVLIDEPMAAAIGVGLPVEEPVGSMIVDIGGGTTEIAVISLSGIVTDISIRVAGDEMNEAIIQYLKRKHNLLIGENTAEQIKVTIGSVPPRKPEGQMTIKGRDVVAGIPKTITIGAEEIQEALAETTAAIVDAVRLCLERTPPELSADILDRGLILSGGGALLKGLDERLRQETGLPVFVADDPLTCVVRGTGKVLEDLPRYEKVLSKVKRY, encoded by the coding sequence ATGCCATTCTCTTTCTTCGGTCTGTTCGGCAACGACATTGCCATGGACCTCGGCACGGCGAACACGCTGATCTTCGTGCGCGGCAAGGGCATCGTGCTCAACGAGCCTTCGATTGTGGCCATCCGGCGCAGCGACCAGGAGATCGTGGCCTACGGCTCCGAGGCCAAGGAGATGGTGGGGCGAACTCCCGGAGAGATTACAACGGTGCGACCGCTGCGGGATGGTGTGATCGCCGATTTTGAGCTGGCCGAGAGGATGATCCGCTACTTCGTCCGGAAGGCCCAGGGCAATCGCTTCGTCCGGCCGCGAATGGCCATTGCCATTCCTTCCGGGATCACGGAGGTGGAAAAGCGGGCGGTCCGGGACTCGGCGGAGCACGCAGGCGCCCGGGAGGTGGTGCTGATCGATGAGCCAATGGCGGCGGCCATCGGCGTCGGCCTCCCCGTGGAAGAGCCGGTAGGGAGTATGATCGTCGACATCGGGGGAGGGACCACGGAAATCGCCGTGATCTCGTTGTCCGGCATCGTCACCGACATTTCGATCCGCGTGGCCGGCGACGAGATGAACGAAGCGATCATCCAGTACCTCAAGCGGAAGCACAACTTACTCATCGGGGAGAATACCGCCGAGCAGATTAAGGTGACCATCGGTTCGGTGCCACCGCGAAAGCCTGAAGGCCAGATGACCATCAAGGGCAGGGATGTGGTGGCGGGTATTCCTAAGACCATCACGATTGGAGCCGAAGAGATCCAGGAGGCGCTGGCGGAGACTACAGCGGCCATCGTCGACGCCGTCCGGCTTTGCCTCGAGCGGACCCCTCCGGAACTTTCAGCCGATATTCTGGATCGCGGCCTGATCCTCTCCGGCGGGGGGGCTTTGCTCAAGGGACTGGACGAGCGCCTTCGCCAGGAGACGGGCCTGCCGGTCTTCGTCGCCGACGATCCCCTGACGTGCGTCGTCCGGGGCACGGGCAAGGTGCTCGAAGATTTGCCCAGGTACGAGAAGGTTCTCAGCAAGGTGAAACGCTATTAG